From bacterium, a single genomic window includes:
- a CDS encoding STN domain-containing protein: MAIRILILLLFACSLYADVKVEGGRISADLKSEPLTQVLDRLKTETNVKLFVDEGIAGKTVSANFQDLPVAMALKKILEGTGINYAVLAGADGEPQSVFIGGSTSLGSSPKRLDNRPVGNRGVVTPVPPPPPPPIPEPDGRQPVQPQIKPLTPGTVNVPTGGGFVPNQQKSDQPPEGEQQQQPQQLDENNDEE; this comes from the coding sequence ATGGCAATACGCATTTTGATCTTATTGCTCTTTGCATGCTCTCTCTACGCCGATGTGAAAGTTGAGGGTGGGCGGATCAGTGCCGATCTAAAATCGGAGCCGTTGACGCAAGTGTTGGACCGTTTGAAAACAGAAACCAACGTGAAGCTGTTTGTGGATGAGGGTATTGCCGGCAAGACCGTTTCCGCTAACTTTCAAGACCTTCCGGTCGCCATGGCGCTGAAAAAGATTTTGGAAGGGACCGGGATTAATTATGCAGTGCTGGCTGGTGCGGACGGAGAACCGCAATCCGTTTTCATCGGCGGCAGTACATCTCTCGGCAGCTCGCCCAAACGTCTGGATAACAGACCTGTGGGAAATCGTGGCGTCGTAACGCCTGTGCCACCTCCTCCACCTCCTCCGATCCCGGAACCGGATGGACGTCAACCGGTTCAACCGCAAATAAAACCTCTTACGCCAGGCACTGTGAACGTACCCACCGGTGGAGGCTTTGTTCCGAATCAGCAAAAATCGGATCAACCGCCGGAAGGGGAACAGCAGCAGCAACCACAGCAGTTAGACGAGAATAACGACGAGGAATAG